The Chitinophagaceae bacterium genomic sequence TGGGTTTATATAATCTAGGGAGGACTCGTGGATATTAAATCCTAAAAAACGGACTCCCATAGCAGATGCATATCGGGCATCGCTTAAATTAGTGACAGTATTTATTTTTACCAATGTCTTGAGTATCATTTTTTGAGTTTTATAGGGTAGAAAATGGTAAAAAAATAAAGTCCTTGTATTTTTTTTCTGTATTAATTATAAATAAACAGGCATATTCTTCGGGATTTTTATAGATTTCTAAAAATTTTTGTGTATCTATAATAAATTTTCTTTCCACAAACTCTTCCAATCTGCTTGCAAAATAGTAATGGCTTGTCTTCGCTTCCTCTTGAGTAATAAATAAAATACCTATATTGACTTCTGTAGGGGAAACAATAAAAATAGGGTGTTCTGAAATTCTTTGTATTCTTATTCGAGAAGATGCCTCCTGGAGAGAACTCGCTACCTCTAAAAAATCTTTCTCAATAATATGAATGTATTCTGTGTCTAATAAAAGGTTTTGATGCATAAAAATAATAATAAAACATACAATTATAATAAGAAAAATGTATATTAAGTTTTTTTTTGTAATTTAGAATTTTTCATAGTAATAATTATATAATAATATAAAAATATGTCTACTATTTTCAGTAAAATAATAAAAAGAGAGATACCTGCTTATATTGTGTGTGAGGATGATAATTTTATTGCTTTTTTAGATGTGAATCCTTTAGTATTGGGACATTGCTTGGTTGTTCCTAAAAAAGAAATAGATTATATATTTGATCAAGAAGATTTTGTTTTAGAAAATATATTGCTTTTTGCAAAAAAAATAGCAAAGGCAATAGAAAAATCTATCCCTTGTCGTCGTGTATGTCTGTCTATAATAGGATTGGAGGTTCCGCATACCCATTTGCATCTTGTACCTGTGAATAGTATGGCAGATATGAATTTTAGTAAGACGAAGCTCATTTTTTCAAAAGAGGAAATGTACTCCATCACAGAAAAAATAAAGCAGCATTTATGAATTATATCCTTTTTATAAAAAAAAACTTTTCACTGATATATTTTTTCTTTTTTTCTACCGTTATATTTTTTGTTTGTAAACATCCTTCACAAGGGCAATCTATAACGGATACCTATAGGTTTCTACAAATCCCTATTGGCAGTCGTCAGGCGGCTTTAGGGGGGCATAATATTTCTTTGAGCTATGGGAATTTGAGTTTAGTATATTCCAATCCCGCTCTTTTAGATTCTGTTCCTCACAATAGCATTACTTATCAATATACGTATTACTTTGTAAGTAGTTCTTTTCATCACTTTGCATATAATTATTCTTTGAAAGAATGGGGCAATATAGCATTGGGATTGGTAAATTTTGGTTATGGTAGTTTTACGGGTTATGATATATATGGAAACCAGCAGGGTAATTTTTCTGTAGACCAGACGGGAGTAAAAGTTTCTTATAGCAATAGAAAAGGGCATTTTGTGATGGGGGTATCTGCTCAGTATGTCTCTGATAATATTGCCTCTTACTATTCTAATGGGCTTTTGTTTGATATAGGTAGCACATTTGATATGTTGGGTAACAAAATTATAATAGGAATTTGTTTCAAAAACATAGGATGGATTCTCAAAAACTATACCAATAGGGAGCTGATTGTTCCTTTTGATATGCAATTAGGTATTACTTTTAAGCCCGAGAAACTCCCCATAAGGTTTTCTATTACGGGAACAGACCTTATTTTTTTTAGGAAACTTTATTACGATCCTTCGGGTAAGATCATCTCTAAAACTTATTCTCCTGGTGTTGTGCGAAATGTGCTTCAGCACATATCTTTTGGAGCGGAGATACTTATTAAAAAAAGTGTCATCATAATGCTCGGATATAATTATAAAGCAAACCAAGAACTCAGTAATGAAAACAGTTTTGCTTTTTTAGGTATTTCAGGCGGACTATCTGTCAAAATAAAAGCAATGGAGTTGTCTGTTGCTATTGCCAATTACCATACTTCTGTCATAAACTTTCATGTAGGGCTACAGTATAAACTTCCTTCTTTACTCAAAAAGAGGTATACTCACATTTGAGTGCAAAAATAACTTCCTTGGGTTTTAAACCTATTTTTTCTAATATGTTTTTAAAAAATCCGTTTGAGAGCTTCCACATAATCTTTGAAAGCTCCTGTATAATCTGCTATCTCTATTTTTACTCTTGCTCGATAATAATAAGGTTTTGGTTTTGTTCCGTTCAGTTTTATGGACTGGTTCAGGTCATCCATTGCTGCTTTATAGTTTTGTAGGGTATAATTTACTTTCCCTCTAAAATAAAAAATATCTGCATCTTTGGGGCTAAGCTTTATTGCTTGGTTAAAGTTCTGTATTGCCTCCATATATTCTTGTAGTGTATATTTTACTTTTCCTATAAAATAATAAGTATTCGCATCTCGTGGTTCGATTTTTAGG encodes the following:
- a CDS encoding HIT family protein; its protein translation is MSTIFSKIIKREIPAYIVCEDDNFIAFLDVNPLVLGHCLVVPKKEIDYIFDQEDFVLENILLFAKKIAKAIEKSIPCRRVCLSIIGLEVPHTHLHLVPVNSMADMNFSKTKLIFSKEEMYSITEKIKQHL
- the porQ gene encoding type IX secretion system protein PorQ — encoded protein: MNYILFIKKNFSLIYFFFFSTVIFFVCKHPSQGQSITDTYRFLQIPIGSRQAALGGHNISLSYGNLSLVYSNPALLDSVPHNSITYQYTYYFVSSSFHHFAYNYSLKEWGNIALGLVNFGYGSFTGYDIYGNQQGNFSVDQTGVKVSYSNRKGHFVMGVSAQYVSDNIASYYSNGLLFDIGSTFDMLGNKIIIGICFKNIGWILKNYTNRELIVPFDMQLGITFKPEKLPIRFSITGTDLIFFRKLYYDPSGKIISKTYSPGVVRNVLQHISFGAEILIKKSVIIMLGYNYKANQELSNENSFAFLGISGGLSVKIKAMELSVAIANYHTSVINFHVGLQYKLPSLLKKRYTHI